One genomic segment of Mus pahari chromosome 4, PAHARI_EIJ_v1.1, whole genome shotgun sequence includes these proteins:
- the Flad1 gene encoding FAD synthase isoform X2 yields the protein MASRASELPPGPGPGRSVTAGIIIVGDEILKGHTQDTNTYFLCRTLRSLGVQVCRVSVVPDEVATIASEVTSFSRRFTHVLTAGGIGPTHDDVTFEAVAQAFGEELKPHPELQAAIKTLGGEGWEKLSMVPSSARLHYGTDPRTGHPFRFPLVSVRNVYLFPGIPELLRRVLEGLKGLFQNTAVQFHQKELYVAASEGSIAPILSEAQAHFGRRLSLGSYPDWSSNYFQVKLILDSEEKEPLEECLTYLTARLPQGSLVPYQPDAVEKASEAVYKLAESGSCLGKKVAGALQTIETALAQYHLSQLCVGFNGGKDCTALLHLFHAAVHRSCTFVASRPSLSWNSFCRTPSRGIISRCWKLRVT from the exons ATGGCATCTAGGGCCTCTGAACTGCccccaggaccaggaccaggacGCAGCGTGACAGCAGGCATCATCATTGTTGGAGATGAGATCCTTAAG GGACACACACAAGATACCAACACTTACTTTCTTTGCCGGACACTGCGCTCCCTGGGGGTCCAGGTTTGCCGAGTCTCCGTTGTACCTGATGAAGTAGCCACCATTGCATCCGAGGTCACCTCATTCTCCAGGCGCTTCACTCACGTCCTCACCGCGGGGGGCATCGGCCCCACTCATGACGATGTTACCTTTGAGGCAGTGGCACAGGCTTTTGGGGAGGAGCTCAAACCACACCCAGAGCTCCAAGCAGCCATCAAAACCCTAGGAGGGGAGGGTTGGGAGAAGCTGTCGATGGTGCCCTCCTCTGCCCGCCTGCATTACGGTACAGATCCTCGAACCGGCCACCCCTTCAGATTCCCGCTGGTCTCTGTCCGAAATGTCTACCTCTTCCCAGGAATTCCGGAGCTGCTGCGACGAGTTTTGGAGGGACTGAAAGGGCTGTTCCAAAACACAGCTGTGCAGTTCCACCAGAAGGAGTTGTATGTGGCCGCGTCAGAGGGCTCTATTGCCCCCATCCTGTCGGAGGCTCAGGCCCACTTTGGGCGTAGGCTTAGCCTAGGTTCCTACCCAGACTGGAGTAGCAACTACTTTCAGGTGAAGCTGATTCTAGACTCCGAGGAAAAAGAGCCTTTGGAGGAATGTCTGACCTATCTGACTGCACGTCTGCCCCAAGGATCACTGGTCCCCTACCAGCCCGATGCTGTTGAGAAGGCTAGCGAGGCGGTGTACAAACTCGCCGAGTCAG GCTCTTGTTTGGGGAAGAAGGTAGCAGGTGCCCTACAGACCATCGAGACTGCCCTGGCTCAGTACCATCTCTCCCAGCTCTGCGTGGGCTTCAATGGGGGCAAGGACTGCACCGCACTCCTGCACCTCTTCCATGCAGCTGTGCATAG ATCCTGTACATTCGTAGCATCTCGCCCTTCCCTGAGTTGGAACAGTTTCTGCAGGACACCATCAAGAG GTATAATCTCCAGGTGTTGGAAGCTGAGGGTAACATGA